One segment of Balaenoptera ricei isolate mBalRic1 chromosome 8, mBalRic1.hap2, whole genome shotgun sequence DNA contains the following:
- the SLC22A8 gene encoding organic anion transporter 3 isoform X3 — MAQSIFMAGILIGGLVLGDLSDRFGRKPILTCSYLLLAASGSGAAFSPTLPIYSVFRFLCGCGISGITLSTTILSVEWVSTRMRAIKSISLGYFYTSGQFILPGLAYAIPQWRWLQLTVSIPFFAFFLLSWWLPESIRWMILSGRSSKALKTFRQVAAFNGKKEEGEKLSLEEIKLNLQKEITLAKAKHSIADLFRTPILRRVTFCLSLAWFSTGFAYYSLAMGVEEFGVDLYVLQLIFGGVDVPAKFITMVSISYLGRHTTEAVVLLLAGGCILSLIFVPSDLLTLRTVLAVFGKGCLSSSFSCLFLYTSELYPTVIRQTGMGLNNLWTRVGSMTAPLVKITGELKPFIPNVIFGTIALLGGSAALFLPETLNRPLPETVEDLENWSLQAKEPKQEPEAENASQRIPLQPCELGLGPN, encoded by the exons ATGGCCCAGTCTATCTTCATGGCGGGCATACTGATTGGGGGGCTCGTGCTGGGAGACCTGTCTGACAG GTTTGGCCGCAAGCCCATCTTGACCTGCAGCTACCTGCTGCTGGCAGCCAGCGGCTCAGGCGCAgctttcagccccaccctccccatctaCAGCGTCTTCCGCTTCCTGTGTGGCTGCGGCATCTCAGGCATCACCCTGAGCACCACGATCTTGA GTGTCGAGTGGGTGTCCACCCGGATGCGGGCCATCAAGTCGATTTCACTCGGTTACTTCTACACCAGTGGCCAGTTCATTCTGCCTGGCCTGGCCTACGCCATCCCCCAGTGGCGCTGGCTCCAGTTAACCGTGTCCATTCCCTTCTTCGCCTTCTTCCTCTTGTCCTG gtggctgccagagtccaTACGTTGGATGATCCTGTCTGGAAGGTCCTCCAAGGCCCTGAAGACATTCCGGCAGGTGGCGGCCTTCAATggcaagaaggaggaaggagaaaaactcAGCCTGGAG GAGATCAAACTCAACCTGCAGAAGGAGATCACCCTGGCCAAGGCCAAGCACAGCATAGCTGACCTGTTCCGGACACCCATCCTGCGCCGTGTGACCTTCTGTCTTTCCCTGGCCTG GTTTTCCACCGGTTTTGCCTACTATAGTTTGGCTATGGGTGTGGAGGAATTCGGCGTCGACCTCTATGTTCTCCAGCTCATCTTTGGTGGGGTTGACGTCCCAGCCAAGTTCATCACTATGGTCTCCATAAGCTATCTGGGCCGGCACACCACGGAGGCCGTTGTTCTACTCCTGGCAGGAGGATGCATCCTGTCTCTCATCTTTGTGCCTTCGG ACTTGTTGACCCTGAGGACAGTACTGGCTGTGTTTGGGAAGGGATGCTTGTCCAGCTCCTTCAGCTGCCTCTTCCTCTACACGAGCGAGCTATACCCCACAGTCATCCG GCAAACAGGTATGGGCTTAAATAACCTGTGGACCCGCGTGGGAAGCATGACGGCCCCACTGGTGAAAATCACCGGGGAGCTGAAGCCCTTCATCCCCAATGTCATCTTTGGGACCATCGCCCTCCTGGGAGGCAGTGCAGCCCTCTTCCTGCCTGAGACACTCAATCGGCCCTTGCCAGAGACTGTTGAAGACTTAGAAAACTG GTCCCTGCAGGCAAAGGAGCCAAAGCAGGAACCAGAAGCGGAAAACGCATCCCAGAGGATCCCTCTGCAGCCTTGTGAACTGGGCCTGGGCCCCAACTGA
- the LOC132370042 gene encoding solute carrier family 22 member 6 isoform X2: MAFNDLLLQVGGAGRFQQIQVTLVVLPLLLMASHNTLQNFTAAVPTHHCRPPADTNLSKDGELDAWLPRDGQGRPESCLRFTSPQRGPPFPNDTETNGTGATEPCTHGWIYDNSTFPSTIVMEWDLVCSRRALRQLAQSLYMVGVLLGAMIFGHLADRLGRRKVLILNYLQTAVSGTCAAFAPNFPVYCAFRLLSGMSLAGISLNCMTLNVEWTPTHTRACVGTLIGYVYSLGQFLLAGVAYAVPHWRYLQLLVSVPFFAFFIYSWFFIESARWYSSSGRLDLTLKALQRVAWINGKREEGASLSMEVLRASLQKELTLGKGQASAMELLRCPALRRLFLCLSMLWFATSFAYYGLVMDLQGFGVSIYLIQVIFGAVDLPAKLVGFLVINSMGRRPAQMASLLLAGICILINGVVPQDQSIVRTSLAVLGKGCLAASFNCIFLYTGELYPTVIRQTGLGMGSTLARVGSIVSPLVSMTAEIYPSVPLFIYGAVPVAASAATALLPETLGQPLPDTVQDVENRRRGKRRQQRQERKQMVPLQASAQAKDGL; the protein is encoded by the exons ATGGCCTTCAATGACCTCCTGCTGCAGGTGGGGGGCGCCGGCCGCTTCCAGCAGATCCAGGTCACTCTGGTGGTCCTCCCCCTGCTCCTGATGGCCTCCCACAACACCCTGCAGAACTTCACCGCCGCTGTCCCCACCCACCACTGCCGCCCGCCTGCCGACACCAACCTCAGCAAGGACGGGGAGCTGGACGCCTGGCTGCCCCGGGACGGGCAGGGGCGGCCCGAGTCCTGCCTCCGCTTCACCTCCCCGCAGCGGGGGCCGCCCTTTCCCAATGACACAGAGACCAATGGCACGGGGGCCACAGAGCCCTGCACCCACGGCTGGATCTATGACAATAGCACCTTCCCTTCCACCATCGTGATGGAG tGGGACCTCGTGTGTTCTCGTAGGGCCTTACGCCAGCTGGCTCAGTCCTTGTACATGGTAGGGGTGCTTCTCGGAGCCATGATATTCGGGCACCTGGCAGACAG GCTGGGCCGCCGGAAGGTGCTGATCTTGAACTACCTGCAGACGGCTGTGTCAGGAACCTGCGCCGCCTTTGCTCCCAACTTCCCCGTCTACTGTGCCTTCCGGCTCCTCTCGGGCATGTCGCTGGCTGGCATTTCCCTCAACTGCATGACACTGA ATGTGGAGTGGACGCCCACCCACACGCGGGCCTGCGTGGGCACCCTGATCGGCTACGTCTACAGCCTGGGCCAGTTTCTCCTGGCTGGTGTGGCCTATGCTGTGCCCCACTGGCGCTACCTGCAGCTGCTGGTCTCCGTGCCCTTTTTTGCCTTCTTCATCTACTCCTG GTTCTTCATCGAGTCGGCCCGCTGGTACTCCTCCTCTGGGAGGCTGGACCTCACCCTGAAGGCCCTGCAAAGAGTGGCCTGGATCAATGGGAAGCGGGAAGAGGGGGCCAGTCTAAGTATGGAG GTGCTCCGGGCCAGTCTGCAGAAGGAGCTGACCCTGGGCAAGGGCCAGGCCTCGGCCATGGAGCTGCTGCGCTGTCCTGCCCTTCGCCgcctcttcctctgcctctccaTGCTGTG GTTTGCCACTAGCTTTGCCTACTATGGGCTGGTCATGGACTTGCAGGGTTTTGGGGTCAGCATCTACCTAATCCAGGTGATCTTTGGTGCTGTGGACCTGCCTGCCAAGCTTGTGGGCTTCCTTGTCATCAACTCTATGGGCCGCCGGCCTGCCCAGATGGCCTCACTGCTGCTGGCAGGCATCTGCATCCTGATCAATGGGGTGGTACCCCAGG ATCAGTCCATTGTCCGAACCTCCCTGGCTGTGCTGGGGAAGGGTTGCCTGGCCGCCTCCTTCAACTGCATCTTCCTGTACACTGGGGAGCTGTACCCCACAGTGATCCG GCAGACAGGCTTGGGAATGGGCAGCACTCTGGCCCGAGTGGGCAGCATTGTGAGCCCACTGGTGAGCATGACCGCCGAGATCTACCCCTCCGTGCCTCTCTTTATCTACGGCGCTGTCCCCGTGGCTGCCAGCGCTGCCACTGCCCTCCTGCCGGAGACCCTGGGCCAGCCACTGCCAGACACGGTGCAGGACGTGGAAAACAG gaggagagggaagaggaggcagcAGCGACAGGAGCGAAAGCAGATGGTCCCGCTCCAGGCCTCAGCACAAGCGAAGGACGGACTCTGA
- the LOC132370042 gene encoding solute carrier family 22 member 6 isoform X1, which yields MAFNDLLLQVGGAGRFQQIQVTLVVLPLLLMASHNTLQNFTAAVPTHHCRPPADTNLSKDGELDAWLPRDGQGRPESCLRFTSPQRGPPFPNDTETNGTGATEPCTHGWIYDNSTFPSTIVMEWDLVCSRRALRQLAQSLYMVGVLLGAMIFGHLADRLGRRKVLILNYLQTAVSGTCAAFAPNFPVYCAFRLLSGMSLAGISLNCMTLNVEWTPTHTRACVGTLIGYVYSLGQFLLAGVAYAVPHWRYLQLLVSVPFFAFFIYSWFFIESARWYSSSGRLDLTLKALQRVAWINGKREEGASLSMEQVLRASLQKELTLGKGQASAMELLRCPALRRLFLCLSMLWFATSFAYYGLVMDLQGFGVSIYLIQVIFGAVDLPAKLVGFLVINSMGRRPAQMASLLLAGICILINGVVPQDQSIVRTSLAVLGKGCLAASFNCIFLYTGELYPTVIRQTGLGMGSTLARVGSIVSPLVSMTAEIYPSVPLFIYGAVPVAASAATALLPETLGQPLPDTVQDVENRRRGKRRQQRQERKQMVPLQASAQAKDGL from the exons ATGGCCTTCAATGACCTCCTGCTGCAGGTGGGGGGCGCCGGCCGCTTCCAGCAGATCCAGGTCACTCTGGTGGTCCTCCCCCTGCTCCTGATGGCCTCCCACAACACCCTGCAGAACTTCACCGCCGCTGTCCCCACCCACCACTGCCGCCCGCCTGCCGACACCAACCTCAGCAAGGACGGGGAGCTGGACGCCTGGCTGCCCCGGGACGGGCAGGGGCGGCCCGAGTCCTGCCTCCGCTTCACCTCCCCGCAGCGGGGGCCGCCCTTTCCCAATGACACAGAGACCAATGGCACGGGGGCCACAGAGCCCTGCACCCACGGCTGGATCTATGACAATAGCACCTTCCCTTCCACCATCGTGATGGAG tGGGACCTCGTGTGTTCTCGTAGGGCCTTACGCCAGCTGGCTCAGTCCTTGTACATGGTAGGGGTGCTTCTCGGAGCCATGATATTCGGGCACCTGGCAGACAG GCTGGGCCGCCGGAAGGTGCTGATCTTGAACTACCTGCAGACGGCTGTGTCAGGAACCTGCGCCGCCTTTGCTCCCAACTTCCCCGTCTACTGTGCCTTCCGGCTCCTCTCGGGCATGTCGCTGGCTGGCATTTCCCTCAACTGCATGACACTGA ATGTGGAGTGGACGCCCACCCACACGCGGGCCTGCGTGGGCACCCTGATCGGCTACGTCTACAGCCTGGGCCAGTTTCTCCTGGCTGGTGTGGCCTATGCTGTGCCCCACTGGCGCTACCTGCAGCTGCTGGTCTCCGTGCCCTTTTTTGCCTTCTTCATCTACTCCTG GTTCTTCATCGAGTCGGCCCGCTGGTACTCCTCCTCTGGGAGGCTGGACCTCACCCTGAAGGCCCTGCAAAGAGTGGCCTGGATCAATGGGAAGCGGGAAGAGGGGGCCAGTCTAAGTATGGAG CAGGTGCTCCGGGCCAGTCTGCAGAAGGAGCTGACCCTGGGCAAGGGCCAGGCCTCGGCCATGGAGCTGCTGCGCTGTCCTGCCCTTCGCCgcctcttcctctgcctctccaTGCTGTG GTTTGCCACTAGCTTTGCCTACTATGGGCTGGTCATGGACTTGCAGGGTTTTGGGGTCAGCATCTACCTAATCCAGGTGATCTTTGGTGCTGTGGACCTGCCTGCCAAGCTTGTGGGCTTCCTTGTCATCAACTCTATGGGCCGCCGGCCTGCCCAGATGGCCTCACTGCTGCTGGCAGGCATCTGCATCCTGATCAATGGGGTGGTACCCCAGG ATCAGTCCATTGTCCGAACCTCCCTGGCTGTGCTGGGGAAGGGTTGCCTGGCCGCCTCCTTCAACTGCATCTTCCTGTACACTGGGGAGCTGTACCCCACAGTGATCCG GCAGACAGGCTTGGGAATGGGCAGCACTCTGGCCCGAGTGGGCAGCATTGTGAGCCCACTGGTGAGCATGACCGCCGAGATCTACCCCTCCGTGCCTCTCTTTATCTACGGCGCTGTCCCCGTGGCTGCCAGCGCTGCCACTGCCCTCCTGCCGGAGACCCTGGGCCAGCCACTGCCAGACACGGTGCAGGACGTGGAAAACAG gaggagagggaagaggaggcagcAGCGACAGGAGCGAAAGCAGATGGTCCCGCTCCAGGCCTCAGCACAAGCGAAGGACGGACTCTGA
- the SLC22A8 gene encoding organic anion transporter 3 isoform X2, translating into MGPNEKPEPCLRFVYPPNASLPNDTQGATEPCLDGWTYDVSTRDSIVTEWDLVCNSNKLKEMAQSIFMAGILIGGLVLGDLSDRFGRKPILTCSYLLLAASGSGAAFSPTLPIYSVFRFLCGCGISGITLSTTILSVEWVSTRMRAIKSISLGYFYTSGQFILPGLAYAIPQWRWLQLTVSIPFFAFFLLSWWLPESIRWMILSGRSSKALKTFRQVAAFNGKKEEGEKLSLEEIKLNLQKEITLAKAKHSIADLFRTPILRRVTFCLSLAWFSTGFAYYSLAMGVEEFGVDLYVLQLIFGGVDVPAKFITMVSISYLGRHTTEAVVLLLAGGCILSLIFVPSDLLTLRTVLAVFGKGCLSSSFSCLFLYTSELYPTVIRQTGMGLNNLWTRVGSMTAPLVKITGELKPFIPNVIFGTIALLGGSAALFLPETLNRPLPETVEDLENWSLQAKEPKQEPEAENASQRIPLQPCELGLGPN; encoded by the exons TGGGACCTGGTGTGCAACTCGAACAAGCTGAAGGAGATGGCCCAGTCTATCTTCATGGCGGGCATACTGATTGGGGGGCTCGTGCTGGGAGACCTGTCTGACAG GTTTGGCCGCAAGCCCATCTTGACCTGCAGCTACCTGCTGCTGGCAGCCAGCGGCTCAGGCGCAgctttcagccccaccctccccatctaCAGCGTCTTCCGCTTCCTGTGTGGCTGCGGCATCTCAGGCATCACCCTGAGCACCACGATCTTGA GTGTCGAGTGGGTGTCCACCCGGATGCGGGCCATCAAGTCGATTTCACTCGGTTACTTCTACACCAGTGGCCAGTTCATTCTGCCTGGCCTGGCCTACGCCATCCCCCAGTGGCGCTGGCTCCAGTTAACCGTGTCCATTCCCTTCTTCGCCTTCTTCCTCTTGTCCTG gtggctgccagagtccaTACGTTGGATGATCCTGTCTGGAAGGTCCTCCAAGGCCCTGAAGACATTCCGGCAGGTGGCGGCCTTCAATggcaagaaggaggaaggagaaaaactcAGCCTGGAG GAGATCAAACTCAACCTGCAGAAGGAGATCACCCTGGCCAAGGCCAAGCACAGCATAGCTGACCTGTTCCGGACACCCATCCTGCGCCGTGTGACCTTCTGTCTTTCCCTGGCCTG GTTTTCCACCGGTTTTGCCTACTATAGTTTGGCTATGGGTGTGGAGGAATTCGGCGTCGACCTCTATGTTCTCCAGCTCATCTTTGGTGGGGTTGACGTCCCAGCCAAGTTCATCACTATGGTCTCCATAAGCTATCTGGGCCGGCACACCACGGAGGCCGTTGTTCTACTCCTGGCAGGAGGATGCATCCTGTCTCTCATCTTTGTGCCTTCGG ACTTGTTGACCCTGAGGACAGTACTGGCTGTGTTTGGGAAGGGATGCTTGTCCAGCTCCTTCAGCTGCCTCTTCCTCTACACGAGCGAGCTATACCCCACAGTCATCCG GCAAACAGGTATGGGCTTAAATAACCTGTGGACCCGCGTGGGAAGCATGACGGCCCCACTGGTGAAAATCACCGGGGAGCTGAAGCCCTTCATCCCCAATGTCATCTTTGGGACCATCGCCCTCCTGGGAGGCAGTGCAGCCCTCTTCCTGCCTGAGACACTCAATCGGCCCTTGCCAGAGACTGTTGAAGACTTAGAAAACTG GTCCCTGCAGGCAAAGGAGCCAAAGCAGGAACCAGAAGCGGAAAACGCATCCCAGAGGATCCCTCTGCAGCCTTGTGAACTGGGCCTGGGCCCCAACTGA